In one window of Pseudodesulfovibrio sediminis DNA:
- a CDS encoding bacteriohemerythrin: protein MPLMNWDETMSVKSTELDAQHQELISLINDSYEAIQRHDEHKLLTLIEKMRAYAKHHFETEEQYMERYGYPDLEKHKRLHAKFNRDVDEFQKNLFKKTNLSQVFIFLSRWLTNHIMEVDKDYAQCLPAEDTEKK, encoded by the coding sequence ATGCCACTCATGAACTGGGATGAGACCATGTCAGTCAAATCCACCGAACTGGATGCTCAACATCAGGAGCTCATCTCCCTTATCAATGATTCATACGAAGCCATTCAACGACATGATGAGCATAAGCTTCTGACACTGATCGAAAAGATGCGCGCCTATGCCAAGCACCATTTCGAGACTGAAGAACAGTATATGGAGCGATACGGTTATCCGGATTTGGAAAAGCACAAACGCCTGCACGCCAAATTCAATCGGGACGTAGACGAATTCCAAAAGAATCTGTTCAAGAAGACCAACCTTTCGCAGGTCTTCATTTTCCTGAGCCGCTGGCTGACCAACCACATCATGGAAGTCGACAAAGACTACGCACAGTGTCTGCCCGCTGAGGACACAGAAAAAAAGTGA